A stretch of Campylobacter gracilis DNA encodes these proteins:
- a CDS encoding NAD(P)H-quinone oxidoreductase subunit 3 — MSRIPLQSPYFGIFVMLILAFCVFSLIVKLSSLVGSRLADRRDERLKGEIYESGPEAVKQPNRMNSHFFLIAVLFILFDVEIIFMFPWAVNFKILGVFGLVEMAFFIVLLGIGFIYAWKKGALNWQSIR; from the coding sequence ATGTCTAGAATTCCGCTGCAAAGCCCGTATTTCGGAATATTCGTAATGCTAATCCTAGCTTTTTGCGTCTTTTCGCTCATCGTTAAACTATCCTCTTTGGTAGGCTCGCGTTTAGCAGACAGGCGCGATGAGCGGCTAAAGGGCGAAATTTACGAAAGCGGCCCCGAAGCCGTCAAACAGCCCAACCGAATGAACTCCCACTTTTTTTTGATAGCCGTGCTTTTCATACTTTTTGACGTCGAGATTATCTTTATGTTTCCGTGGGCGGTAAATTTTAAAATTTTAGGCGTGTTTGGGCTTGTAGAGATGGCGTTTTTCATCGTATTATTAGGCATCGGTTTCATCTACGCCTGGAAAAAAGGAGCGCTAAATTGGCAGAGCATAAGATAA
- a CDS encoding NuoB/complex I 20 kDa subunit family protein, with translation MAEHKINYARENGLPVVLTTVDKLIAWGRSNSLWAMTYGLACCAIEMMAAGAGRFDFDRFGTIFRASAKQSDVMIIAGTLSKKHAEFTRRLYDAMPEPKWVISMGSCANTGGMFNTYATVQGCDRIVPVDIYLPGCAPRPETLQFAMMVLQKKIRTQTPRRAQKAKRLI, from the coding sequence TTGGCAGAGCATAAGATAAACTACGCGCGCGAAAACGGGCTTCCAGTAGTTCTTACCACCGTCGATAAGCTGATTGCGTGGGGCAGGAGCAACTCTTTGTGGGCGATGACGTACGGGCTTGCTTGCTGTGCGATCGAGATGATGGCGGCGGGCGCGGGCAGATTTGACTTCGACCGCTTCGGCACGATATTTCGCGCAAGCGCCAAGCAATCGGACGTGATGATAATCGCAGGCACGCTTAGCAAAAAGCACGCCGAGTTCACGCGCCGCCTATACGACGCGATGCCCGAGCCCAAATGGGTTATCAGCATGGGCAGCTGCGCCAATACGGGGGGGATGTTTAATACCTACGCTACGGTGCAGGGCTGCGACCGCATAGTGCCCGTGGATATCTATTTGCCTGGATGCGCGCCGCGCCCCGAGACGCTGCAGTTTGCGATGATGGTGCTGCAAAAAAAGATCCGTACCCAAACTCCGCGCCGCGCGCAAAAGGCAAAAAGGCTGATCTGA
- a CDS encoding NADH-quinone oxidoreductase subunit C, with protein sequence MRKFNPKGDQSKKNYYKDRFFIPEETPKSSANESDFKDDLDALEGVQILNSYVEFNTLVLYVEPAQNLAALRALKGAGYEILCELSGVDFTEARGGIEVFYQLLDIKRARRARLKCFVPNESFLQSAAGIYKSANWAERELYDMMGVWIEAHPNLARLIMPDDWFGHPLLKSYPLQGDEFAKWYEVDKIFGVGARERIGEENRNSAFVDEKDTFNFARLYHEGARGEPRPQEKILQEYQEEGGVRFVKRAKRGIYKIITKRK encoded by the coding sequence ATGAGAAAATTTAATCCCAAAGGCGATCAGAGTAAAAAAAATTACTACAAAGACAGATTTTTCATTCCCGAGGAAACGCCGAAATCCAGCGCAAACGAGAGCGATTTCAAAGACGATCTGGATGCGCTTGAAGGCGTCCAAATTTTAAACTCGTACGTGGAATTTAACACTCTCGTACTCTATGTGGAGCCTGCGCAAAATTTAGCGGCGCTACGCGCGCTTAAGGGCGCGGGATATGAAATTTTATGTGAGCTAAGCGGCGTGGATTTTACCGAGGCTCGCGGCGGCATTGAGGTTTTTTATCAGCTTTTGGATATAAAAAGAGCGCGCCGCGCGCGGCTAAAGTGCTTCGTGCCGAATGAGAGCTTTTTGCAAAGCGCTGCGGGCATTTACAAAAGCGCGAACTGGGCGGAGCGCGAGCTATACGATATGATGGGCGTTTGGATAGAGGCCCATCCGAACTTGGCGCGCCTAATAATGCCCGATGATTGGTTCGGACACCCGCTTTTGAAGTCCTATCCGCTGCAAGGAGACGAGTTTGCCAAGTGGTACGAGGTGGATAAAATTTTTGGGGTCGGCGCGCGCGAGCGGATCGGCGAAGAGAACCGAAATTCCGCATTCGTAGATGAAAAGGATACCTTTAACTTCGCGCGACTCTATCACGAGGGCGCTAGAGGCGAGCCGCGCCCGCAAGAGAAAATTTTACAAGAATATCAGGAAGAGGGCGGCGTGCGCTTCGTAAAACGCGCTAAACGCGGAATTTACAAGATCATCACAAAGAGAAAATAA
- the nuoD gene encoding NADH dehydrogenase (quinone) subunit D — translation MQNPNKLRPFFENIEYEREGANMILNFGPQHPSAHGQLKLVLELDGERIVRARPGVGYMHRGIEKMAENMIYAEFVPVTDRIDYVASGSNNYGFCAAVEKLCGIEVPRRAQIIRTILLELNRISSHLLFLGTHALDIGAMTVFLYCFRSREYILDLIEKYCGARLTHNNIKIGGVFLDLPNGWLEEMLKFCDEFPSDIKEFEDMLDTNRIWLMRTEGVGVISHEDALSCGCSGVTLRASGHAWDIRKEEPYLIYDELDFDVPYASEGDCYARYKCYMAEMRESLKILRQCAKHYPLSDPQILAIDPAYVNPSKEQIMTQNYSLMQHFVLVTQGLRPPVGEIYAASESPKGELGFYIRSMGQSRPYRLKIRTPSFWHCAVYEEILPGQYLADAAAIIGSTNIILGEVDR, via the coding sequence ATGCAAAATCCAAACAAGCTAAGACCTTTTTTCGAAAACATCGAGTACGAGCGCGAGGGCGCGAATATGATCTTAAATTTCGGTCCGCAGCATCCAAGCGCGCACGGTCAGCTAAAGCTCGTGCTGGAGCTTGACGGCGAGCGCATCGTGCGAGCCCGCCCCGGCGTGGGCTACATGCACCGAGGCATCGAAAAGATGGCAGAAAATATGATCTACGCAGAGTTCGTCCCAGTAACAGATCGCATCGATTACGTCGCATCGGGCTCGAACAACTACGGCTTTTGCGCCGCGGTCGAGAAGCTCTGCGGCATCGAAGTGCCGCGCCGCGCGCAGATCATCCGCACGATCTTATTGGAGCTTAATCGCATCAGCTCGCACCTTCTGTTTTTGGGTACGCACGCGCTTGATATCGGCGCGATGACGGTATTTCTCTACTGCTTTCGCTCGCGCGAATACATACTCGATCTCATAGAAAAATACTGCGGTGCGCGCCTTACGCACAATAATATCAAAATCGGCGGCGTGTTTTTGGATCTGCCTAACGGCTGGTTAGAGGAGATGTTGAAATTTTGCGACGAATTCCCTAGCGATATTAAAGAATTTGAAGATATGCTCGATACGAATAGAATTTGGCTAATGCGAACCGAGGGTGTGGGCGTGATCTCGCACGAAGACGCTCTTAGCTGCGGCTGTAGCGGCGTGACGCTCCGCGCTAGCGGGCATGCGTGGGATATCCGTAAAGAAGAGCCATACCTCATCTACGACGAGCTTGATTTCGACGTGCCGTATGCGAGCGAGGGCGACTGCTACGCGCGCTATAAGTGCTATATGGCGGAGATGCGCGAGAGCCTTAAAATTTTGCGCCAGTGCGCGAAACACTATCCGCTAAGCGATCCGCAAATTTTAGCGATTGATCCCGCTTACGTAAATCCTAGCAAAGAGCAGATCATGACGCAAAACTACTCGCTGATGCAGCATTTCGTGTTAGTCACTCAGGGCTTACGCCCGCCCGTGGGCGAAATTTACGCCGCGAGCGAGAGTCCTAAGGGCGAGCTTGGATTTTATATTCGCTCGATGGGGCAAAGCCGCCCCTATCGCCTTAAGATCCGCACGCCGAGCTTTTGGCACTGCGCGGTCTATGAAGAAATTTTACCCGGGCAGTATCTTGCCGACGCTGCGGCGATCATCGGCAGCACGAATATCATTTTAGGTGAGGTGGATCGATGA
- a CDS encoding NADH-ubiquinone oxidoreductase subunit E family protein: MKRYDLRHLGDKFLNRMGEILKNSARGETMIFMFEMGDFSAVQKSADLVEGLNSTLLSSIRYNQVDWMIVAKKGRI, encoded by the coding sequence ATGAAACGCTACGATTTGAGGCATCTGGGCGATAAATTTTTAAACCGCATGGGCGAAATTTTAAAAAATTCCGCTCGCGGCGAGACGATGATCTTTATGTTTGAGATGGGCGATTTCAGCGCGGTTCAAAAAAGCGCCGATCTAGTCGAGGGGCTAAATTCCACGCTTTTAAGCTCAATCCGCTATAACCAGGTCGATTGGATGATAGTCGCAAAAAAGGGGAGAATATGA
- a CDS encoding NADH-quinone oxidoreductase subunit G, translating to MAKITIDGKACECDEGEYILQVARRCGVFIPALCYLSGGTPTLACRLCMVEADGKRVYSCNAKAKDGMVVYSRSPEIDAEREAITQVYCINHPMACGVCDQSGECELQNLAHLMRTNTQSYAIRDTAREVQDWGYLSYDPSLCIVCERCITAAKDRLGVDAFKLVPRGGDALSKEQKDAMPKDAYAVWNKLQKSLIARVNDEDDCVNYGESEAVCPTGALVESAFKYVSNAWELRQIPASNPHSSDCELLYYEIKRRGIGEPREKIYRVSSDINFSVLHAGARFGWDFSNEQASKNEAVFSRIVRGIEDGEIKNIKFNSFITNEEARILELLRQKFKLALINNEAFAYQKFLREFSKFSGTKFYNADSQTIKNSDFIVVCGTFLRSDAPNLGYAVNSACKLNKASGIYFHPFCDEGIKGFGKNFIHQPHAAGLEAQILLWILQKFGRDLPGWLDAKLAAEFEISRAAAKQNLDEKSADSQNPENSTEANGAENVASESGAKNSASADGAENPAKNSAQNSENPAESKISNFARTLGLDEQKVDELLAKKESFSLIIGEDFIRTPNSATLARLAGLVQRYTPLKVLVVPPRTNSLGVALICELSAQMSAGETLGYNEAGNISFGVLEADLDAPSLVQQEGTFTNYDKRVVPTNAALDYGGYELNDIACALGVCAEHAISYTSSLGADFEPIKFDDLENFYDNGGANHRGYGLRNEELAASEEEFEISLSAPISAGEGEILIYEANPLHQFNKFSGASSALGEAGALYLSPSIAESLGVSAGDVVKIYQADDAGHNEKTSGAGKTGVASNESDKGGAGRAKKADRASGARKANAFGDENGESGATGLVNLKREIVASVKIDPGFSGAYLPYFDEKLRGEIFFKTSRYAGVKIEKISNSKGEGR from the coding sequence ATGGCAAAGATCACGATCGACGGTAAAGCTTGCGAGTGCGACGAGGGCGAGTACATCTTGCAGGTCGCGCGTCGCTGCGGCGTTTTTATCCCTGCGCTTTGTTATCTAAGCGGCGGTACGCCGACGCTCGCATGCAGGCTTTGTATGGTCGAAGCGGACGGCAAGCGCGTCTATAGCTGCAACGCCAAGGCCAAGGACGGCATGGTCGTTTACAGCCGCAGCCCCGAGATCGACGCCGAGCGCGAGGCGATCACGCAGGTTTATTGTATCAACCATCCGATGGCGTGCGGGGTTTGCGATCAAAGCGGCGAGTGCGAGCTTCAAAATTTAGCTCATCTGATGCGCACAAATACCCAAAGCTACGCTATCCGCGATACGGCGCGCGAGGTGCAGGATTGGGGTTATTTGAGCTATGATCCTAGCCTTTGCATCGTTTGCGAGCGCTGTATCACCGCCGCGAAGGACCGCTTGGGCGTAGATGCGTTTAAGCTCGTTCCGCGCGGCGGAGACGCGCTTAGTAAGGAGCAAAAGGACGCGATGCCCAAAGACGCCTACGCCGTGTGGAACAAGCTTCAAAAAAGCCTAATTGCGCGGGTCAACGATGAGGATGATTGCGTAAACTACGGCGAGAGCGAGGCGGTCTGCCCGACGGGGGCTCTGGTAGAGAGCGCGTTTAAATACGTTTCAAACGCCTGGGAGCTGCGTCAAATCCCCGCTTCCAACCCACACAGCAGCGATTGCGAACTGCTTTATTACGAGATCAAGCGCCGCGGCATAGGCGAGCCGCGTGAAAAAATTTATCGCGTTAGCAGCGACATAAATTTTAGCGTCCTGCATGCGGGAGCGCGCTTCGGCTGGGATTTTTCAAACGAGCAGGCGAGCAAAAACGAAGCGGTTTTTAGCCGTATCGTGCGCGGCATTGAGGACGGCGAGATCAAAAACATCAAATTTAATAGTTTCATCACCAACGAAGAAGCTCGGATTTTAGAACTTTTGCGGCAAAAATTTAAGCTCGCTCTGATTAACAATGAAGCGTTTGCGTATCAAAAGTTCCTGCGCGAATTTTCAAAATTTAGCGGCACGAAATTTTATAATGCGGATTCGCAGACGATTAAAAATAGCGATTTCATCGTAGTTTGCGGCACATTTTTGCGCAGCGACGCTCCAAATCTGGGCTATGCGGTAAACAGCGCCTGTAAGCTAAATAAGGCAAGCGGAATTTATTTCCATCCGTTTTGCGATGAGGGCATTAAAGGCTTTGGTAAAAATTTTATCCATCAGCCGCACGCTGCGGGCTTGGAGGCGCAGATCCTGCTTTGGATCTTGCAGAAATTCGGACGCGATCTGCCTGGGTGGCTGGATGCGAAACTCGCGGCGGAATTTGAAATTTCGCGCGCCGCGGCGAAGCAAAATTTAGACGAGAAATCCGCGGATTCGCAAAATCCTGAGAATTCTACGGAGGCAAATGGCGCCGAGAATGTTGCGAGTGAGAGCGGTGCCAAAAATTCCGCAAGCGCGGATGGCGCTGAAAATCCTGCAAAAAATTCCGCGCAGAATTCCGAGAATCCCGCGGAAAGTAAAATTTCAAATTTTGCCCGCACGCTCGGGCTGGACGAGCAGAAAGTGGATGAGCTTTTAGCTAAAAAGGAGAGTTTTTCGCTCATCATCGGCGAGGATTTTATCCGCACGCCAAATAGCGCTACGCTCGCGCGCCTAGCGGGTTTGGTGCAGCGCTACACGCCGCTAAAAGTGCTAGTAGTGCCGCCGCGCACGAATAGCCTTGGCGTCGCACTCATCTGTGAGCTTAGTGCGCAAATGAGCGCGGGCGAGACGCTAGGCTACAACGAAGCGGGCAATATAAGCTTCGGCGTGCTGGAAGCCGATCTGGACGCGCCTAGCTTGGTGCAGCAGGAGGGCACGTTTACGAACTACGACAAGCGCGTAGTGCCTACTAATGCGGCGCTTGATTATGGCGGTTACGAGCTAAACGATATCGCCTGTGCGCTGGGAGTTTGCGCGGAACACGCGATCAGCTATACGTCAAGCTTGGGCGCGGATTTTGAGCCGATTAAATTTGACGATTTAGAAAATTTTTACGACAACGGCGGCGCAAACCACCGCGGATATGGGCTGCGAAACGAGGAGCTCGCCGCTAGCGAGGAGGAGTTTGAAATTTCGCTTTCAGCGCCGATTAGCGCGGGCGAGGGCGAAATTTTAATCTATGAGGCGAATCCGCTGCATCAATTCAATAAATTTAGCGGCGCAAGCAGCGCTCTGGGCGAAGCGGGCGCGCTGTATCTAAGCCCTAGCATCGCCGAAAGCTTGGGCGTAAGTGCAGGCGACGTCGTTAAAATTTACCAAGCGGACGATGCGGGGCATAATGAAAAAACTAGCGGCGCAGGCAAAACGGGCGTTGCTAGCAACGAAAGCGACAAAGGCGGCGCTGGTCGTGCAAAAAAAGCGGATCGTGCAAGCGGTGCTCGCAAAGCCAATGCCTTCGGTGATGAAAATGGCGAAAGCGGCGCAACCGGGCTCGTAAACTTAAAGCGCGAAATCGTCGCTAGCGTAAAGATCGATCCAGGCTTTAGCGGGGCGTATCTGCCGTATTTTGACGAGAAGCTGCGCGGCGAGATATTTTTCAAAACCTCGCGCTACGCCGGCGTAAAAATCGAGAAAATTTCAAATTCTAAAGGAGAGGGCAGATGA
- the nuoH gene encoding NADH-quinone oxidoreductase subunit NuoH, with protein sequence MSDSAFYFVATVLKALVILAVIALLSGLATYAERKVLAYMQRRIGPSMVGPAGLLQVGADMIKLFTKEDAIPARANKLLFKIAPIISATGAFVALSVVPLLPEFTIGGRTIQPILSDINVGILFLLGASGTCVYGLLIGGLASYNKWGTIGAFRAFLQITCFEVINGLSLIPIVMITGSLSLIDIVSAQSGGIDKWFIWKEPVCFALFLIAAFVECNRTPLCLTENETEIVAGAGTAYSGMRWGMFFIGEYANIITYSVATTLLFLGGFNAFWFIPGGIMMVLKSSLVFFCFLWARAAWPHLRPDQLMGLCWKVCMPLALACVLITALAIV encoded by the coding sequence ATGAGCGATAGTGCATTTTATTTCGTAGCCACCGTCTTAAAGGCGCTCGTGATTTTAGCCGTCATCGCGCTGCTCTCGGGGCTTGCGACTTACGCCGAGCGTAAGGTGCTTGCCTACATGCAGCGCAGGATCGGGCCTTCTATGGTCGGGCCTGCGGGGCTTTTGCAGGTGGGCGCGGATATGATAAAGCTTTTTACCAAAGAGGACGCTATCCCTGCGCGAGCGAATAAGCTTCTTTTTAAAATCGCGCCGATCATATCGGCTACGGGAGCTTTCGTGGCGCTTTCGGTAGTGCCGCTGCTACCGGAGTTTACGATCGGCGGGCGGACGATACAGCCGATTTTAAGCGATATAAATGTGGGAATTTTATTCCTGCTCGGAGCTAGCGGCACCTGCGTTTATGGTCTACTGATCGGAGGGCTTGCGAGCTACAATAAATGGGGCACTATAGGCGCGTTTCGCGCGTTTTTGCAGATCACCTGCTTTGAGGTGATAAATGGGCTTAGCCTAATCCCTATCGTGATGATCACGGGCTCGCTCTCGCTTATCGACATCGTAAGCGCGCAAAGCGGCGGCATAGATAAGTGGTTTATCTGGAAAGAGCCCGTTTGCTTCGCGCTCTTTCTCATCGCAGCCTTTGTAGAGTGCAACCGCACGCCGCTGTGTCTTACCGAAAACGAAACCGAGATCGTAGCGGGTGCGGGTACGGCGTATTCTGGTATGCGCTGGGGTATGTTTTTTATCGGCGAATACGCCAATATCATAACTTACTCAGTCGCTACGACGCTGCTGTTTTTGGGCGGATTTAACGCGTTTTGGTTTATCCCTGGCGGCATTATGATGGTGTTAAAATCAAGCCTCGTGTTTTTCTGCTTCCTATGGGCGCGCGCGGCGTGGCCGCATCTGCGCCCCGATCAGCTGATGGGGCTTTGCTGGAAAGTCTGCATGCCGTTAGCTCTTGCTTGCGTGCTAATTACCGCGCTAGCGATCGTTTAA
- a CDS encoding NADH-quinone oxidoreductase subunit J, giving the protein MIQTLAFYFFSAVCLALFGISVFSKNVLYALSALAGGMVFMSGFFFLLDAEFLGVVQIIVYTGAVIVLYGFALMFLGADKNVNEPKKGARLFFALSGVIAFLLVIIALGAVVANNVETLKILNTDDTEALGMIIFTKYLAIFELAAVMLLVAMICAIVLAHKQMDASLTYEESEG; this is encoded by the coding sequence ATGATACAAACGCTTGCATTTTATTTTTTCAGCGCGGTTTGCCTGGCGCTTTTCGGCATCAGCGTTTTTAGTAAAAACGTTCTTTACGCCCTTAGCGCGCTGGCCGGCGGCATGGTATTTATGAGCGGATTTTTCTTCTTGCTGGATGCGGAGTTTTTAGGCGTAGTGCAGATCATAGTTTACACAGGCGCCGTGATCGTGCTTTACGGCTTCGCGCTGATGTTTTTGGGCGCGGATAAAAACGTAAACGAGCCGAAAAAGGGCGCAAGGCTATTTTTCGCGCTTAGCGGCGTGATCGCATTTTTGCTCGTGATTATCGCGCTTGGCGCGGTGGTTGCGAACAACGTAGAAACGCTTAAAATTTTAAACACCGACGATACCGAGGCGCTTGGGATGATTATCTTTACGAAATATCTGGCGATTTTTGAGCTTGCCGCCGTGATGCTGCTCGTGGCGATGATCTGCGCTATCGTGCTTGCGCATAAGCAGATGGACGCGAGCCTGACATACGAAGAGAGCGAGGGATAA
- the nuoK gene encoding NADH-quinone oxidoreductase subunit NuoK, with protein MGLNHYLIVAAMMFGLGLAGMMKRRNLIMLFFSSEILLNAANLALVAVAKFYDNINGEIFALFIVAIAASEMAVGLGLLILWYKKTGSIELDSFVNFKNPSKDGPDA; from the coding sequence ATGGGTCTAAATCACTATCTGATCGTCGCTGCGATGATGTTTGGGCTCGGGCTTGCGGGTATGATGAAGCGACGGAATTTAATAATGCTCTTTTTTTCGAGCGAAATTTTATTAAACGCCGCAAATTTAGCCCTCGTCGCCGTAGCGAAATTTTACGACAACATAAACGGCGAAATTTTTGCACTTTTCATCGTCGCAATCGCTGCGAGCGAGATGGCCGTGGGGCTTGGACTACTCATCTTGTGGTATAAGAAAACGGGCAGCATCGAACTTGACAGCTTCGTAAATTTTAAAAATCCTTCCAAGGATGGACCGGATGCTTGA
- the nuoL gene encoding NADH-quinone oxidoreductase subunit L, protein MLDTVFVWLLIALFAPLASAIFAGVFIRAKDKMFIGVICSALVILSTIASLALMELVSDNRLISVSLADFISTGFLDAKFSFLIDSVSAVMMVVVGIVSSVVHVYSIYYMWDDENFAKFFSFLGLFVFSMLVLVTSDNFLGLFIGWEGVGLCSWLLIGFWYDRSNYSWCANEAFIMNRIADLGMLLGIFLIYLSFGSLRYEVVFANAAGLEPEILTLIAALLFIGAMGKSAQFPFHTWLADAMAGPTPVSALIHAATMVTAGVYLVVRANSIFALAPEVSGFIVCLGAFVAVFAASMALVHNDLKKIIAYSTLSQLGYMFVAAGFGAYWIALFHLATHAFFKALLFLGAGNVMHAMKDDLNIQNMGGLYKFMRPTAILMCIGSLALCGFYPFAGFFSKDKILEAAWSADAYFIWALLFAGAAMTTFYSVRLIMLVFFGKAKYSHHPHEAKGFALIAMGVLAVPAVIAGFFEHDFAEFVLSILPGFKISIPHGVEVILIALTLAMISAVAIGTIWTYGKGKFSLNLKNCKFYKILIAQYFIPQIYERVIVRGYERLSEICAKCDGAIIDASVDLIARVAVKSGEGADRVSNSGDLSANLRWMVLGSFILLILAFAL, encoded by the coding sequence ATGCTTGATACCGTTTTTGTGTGGCTTTTAATCGCCCTTTTCGCACCGCTTGCCTCGGCGATCTTCGCAGGCGTTTTCATTCGCGCCAAAGATAAGATGTTTATTGGCGTAATCTGCTCGGCGCTGGTGATTTTAAGCACTATCGCGTCGCTTGCTTTGATGGAGCTCGTCTCTGACAACCGCCTAATCAGCGTAAGCTTAGCCGATTTCATAAGCACCGGATTTTTGGACGCAAAATTTAGCTTTCTCATAGATAGCGTAAGTGCGGTGATGATGGTGGTTGTAGGCATCGTATCCAGCGTCGTGCATGTGTATTCAATCTACTATATGTGGGATGATGAAAACTTCGCTAAATTTTTCAGCTTCCTGGGGCTTTTCGTATTTTCGATGCTGGTTTTGGTAACGAGCGATAATTTTTTAGGGCTTTTCATCGGCTGGGAGGGGGTCGGACTCTGCTCGTGGCTGCTGATCGGCTTTTGGTATGATAGGAGCAATTACAGCTGGTGCGCCAACGAAGCTTTCATAATGAACCGTATCGCAGATCTTGGGATGCTGCTTGGAATTTTTTTGATCTATTTGAGCTTCGGCTCGCTGCGGTATGAGGTAGTGTTTGCAAATGCGGCGGGCTTGGAGCCTGAAATTTTAACCCTGATCGCAGCGCTTTTATTTATCGGCGCGATGGGCAAAAGCGCGCAGTTTCCGTTTCATACCTGGCTAGCCGACGCGATGGCTGGTCCGACGCCCGTATCTGCGCTCATTCACGCAGCGACGATGGTTACGGCGGGCGTTTATTTGGTGGTCCGCGCAAACTCTATTTTCGCACTTGCGCCAGAAGTAAGCGGCTTTATCGTCTGCTTGGGCGCTTTCGTGGCGGTTTTTGCGGCATCGATGGCGCTGGTTCATAACGATCTTAAAAAAATCATCGCCTATTCCACGCTCTCGCAGCTTGGCTATATGTTTGTGGCTGCGGGATTCGGGGCGTATTGGATCGCGCTATTTCATCTGGCGACGCATGCGTTTTTCAAGGCGCTTCTATTTTTGGGCGCGGGCAATGTAATGCACGCGATGAAGGACGATCTAAACATCCAAAATATGGGCGGATTATATAAGTTTATGCGGCCTACGGCAATTTTAATGTGTATAGGCTCGCTCGCGCTTTGCGGATTTTATCCATTCGCGGGTTTTTTCTCAAAAGATAAAATTTTAGAAGCGGCGTGGAGCGCGGACGCGTATTTTATCTGGGCGCTTCTGTTTGCAGGCGCTGCGATGACGACATTTTACAGCGTGCGGCTGATAATGCTCGTGTTTTTCGGTAAGGCAAAATACTCGCACCATCCGCACGAGGCGAAAGGATTTGCTCTCATCGCGATGGGCGTGCTGGCCGTGCCTGCGGTGATAGCGGGCTTTTTTGAGCACGATTTTGCGGAGTTCGTGCTTAGCATACTGCCGGGCTTTAAAATTTCAATTCCGCACGGCGTAGAGGTAATTTTGATCGCCCTAACGCTAGCGATGATAAGCGCGGTGGCAATCGGAACGATTTGGACATACGGCAAGGGTAAATTTAGCCTGAATTTAAAGAACTGTAAATTTTATAAAATTTTGATCGCGCAGTATTTTATCCCGCAAATTTACGAGCGCGTGATCGTGCGCGGATACGAAAGGCTTAGCGAGATCTGCGCTAAATGCGACGGCGCGATCATAGACGCCAGCGTCGATCTGATCGCTCGCGTGGCGGTAAAAAGCGGCGAGGGTGCGGATCGCGTAAGCAATAGCGGAGATTTGAGCGCAAATTTAAGGTGGATGGTTTTGGGATCTTTCATTTTGCTGATTTTGGCGTTTGCGCTGTGA